The nucleotide sequence TAACAAAACACTCCCCGCTCGATTTCGTATCGAAGATTTGTGGTTTACCCCGTTGGATAGTGTATTTTAAATTATTGCCTTTTTTATGAAAAGTAATATCCTACGGGGTAAATCAAAGTTGAGATTTTCGTTAAAAGTTGGGTGGAAATTTGAAGGACCGGGGCAGTGACCAACCATTAAGCACATCAAAAAGTTATATTCAATCAAAGTCTTATCCAAACTGTATAATCTAACCAATGGGGTGTCTCTACCCGCCAAGAAGTTTGTGAAGCATAGATTGGACACAAATGAGTGTGATAAACAACAGCACTTAGAAAAAAATGATTCGGCAGATAAACCCCTGTTGAATATTAAAATACAAAGCATTCAACGGGGATATTACACTTTTTACAAAAAATTTTTATCTTGCGAAAATCCACTTTTTCAGTGTTCATCTGCGTCGAATCCCTACTTTACGGACAGACTCTAATTAAGATTATTGACAGTAAATGATAAGATTGACGTTTGTAACATTGATGTAAAACAAAATTATATTAAGGAAAAATTATGGAATTAAATTTATTGGAAAGAGAAATTAAACAGATAGAAGAAAAAATACTTGAACTTCGGCGGTATCTTTGAAGTTGATAATAAAATAAAACAAGTATCTGAACTGGAAAAACAAATGGCTCAACCTGATTTTTGGAATGATCAGGAAGAAGCCAAAAAAGTATCAGGGGAAGTTAGTAATCTAAAAGATGATATTGAGATTGCAGATAAAATTACTGCTTTCCACGAAGAATTGTCTGCATTTCTGGAACTCCTCCAATTGGAAGAAGACGAGGAACTGGCAAAAGAAGCAGAAATAAAATTAGGAAAAACCAAATCATTTCTCGATAAGCTGGAACTTAGATTATTACTTGATTCTGAGGAAGATAAAAACGATGCCATCCTTGAAATTCATTCCGGAGCAGGTGGAACAGAATCGCAGGACTGGGCGGAAATGCTTCTGCGAATGTATTTGCAATGGGCAAAAGATCAGGATTACAAAAGTTTATTGTTGGACAAACAAGCAGGCGATGTGGCTGGTATCAAATCCGTAACAATTGAGATCAAAGGAAAAAATGCTTATGGATTTTTGAAATCAGAGAGTGGGGTGCATCGTTTGGTTCGCATTTCTCCCTTTGATTCGAATCACAAAAGGCACACATCATTTGCGTCTGTATTCGTTTTTCCGGAAACCAACGAAGAAATTGAAATAGAAATCAATGAAAGCGATTTGAAAATTGATACCTATCATGCCAGTGGTGCCGGCGGACAGCATGTA is from Candidatus Cloacimonadota bacterium and encodes:
- the prfB gene encoding peptide chain release factor 2 (programmed frameshift); translated protein: MELNLLEREIKQIEEKILELRGIFEVDNKIKQVSELEKQMAQPDFWNDQEEAKKVSGEVSNLKDDIEIADKITAFHEELSAFLELLQLEEDEELAKEAEIKLGKTKSFLDKLELRLLLDSEEDKNDAILEIHSGAGGTESQDWAEMLLRMYLQWAKDQDYKSLLLDKQAGDVAGIKSVTIEIKGKNAYGFLKSESGVHRLVRISPFDSNHKRHTSFASVFVFPETNEEIEIEINESDLKIDTYHASGAGGQHVNTSDSAVRITHIPTGIVTQCQSERSQYTNKANAMKVLKARLLQKQKEEQDKERRKLENNKKKIEWGSQIRSYVFHPYSMVKDHRTEVKTGNVEAVMNGNIDLFIDAFLKMK